gaataccaatggcgttgggtcttcactgggccatctggtgtttctgtgcggagtttgcatgttctccgtgtgggtttcccccgggttccctggttacctcccaccatgcaaatgtgctctatattattgataaaataagcctaaatctttttctaatgtcttactctcaggaagttcaccttggcctcagcagcgggggagtttcagatcgacctgagctcagtctcccctcgccctgtaaaaggagggagccctgggctcgaggataccttgagctcagggctctctcccgggacagcacgccaaacaagctatgtataaatcgtgagctaagtgtgaactcttgaaaagtatttaaatatttaagtataataaaataagaaatgtaatgtgtgacgtttattaaattttcacttgaaaaagtggggaattggcGGTAATTTTGAagctatttcagatgtaattgcattaaattacataacttaggctactgcatagtttctacaacaaacttgacaaaacaagaatgcagatAACCTTAACTCAATGTGCCGtggaaattaatttaataatttaaatttaatttaaggttcccactttCACACACGTTTataagttttaatagatttaaaagtgcacttgtgtgtctgcctttgttattgatcaagtggtagaGGCTGATATGACATTTATGAATGcaagcagaactaaacaatagtttttaaaggaataataatccCTTTAATCTAGTATCAGcacatgtccctgtcgaaggtgagtgaatttaagctaatcatttattaaaaaaaggacaagccattctcgtacgtgactttgttctttgtgtgactgaaatgtaggcaatagctgtgtttccatccaaaaatgctaattaaatttagcctaaatttaaaataatcacttcctgattatctggcgccaaacaTCAACAGTAAAAtcagaatttactgtggtaggagaagctgtatgaatcttttctttatttaataaatgactttcacctcagaggACAATGCAAACACACAATGAATGTGTGGAGACTTGAAGAACTGACGCTTTTGACATGCTCCTgatgctctggaggtcattaataataacattaatactgaaaggcgttttagaatgaccaaaacaacagttcagagggtttacagtgtgctcagcctgctggtttgtccattcacacacattttcatcatcacatgatctctaataacaaaatcacatgaccttttttaatgcacaaactggaatttgttcggtaaaagtgtttccattgtagtttatgcacatcttttcgtatcgaataaaaagtttatcctgctcagttatgcacatgtttttcatgcttattttcaaaagttatgtgcatcatggcgtttccatcaatcgtttttatgcgcatctccaaaatgagcattaaaataggtgggttgAAGCGTAAGGCTAAtgcgagaaataccgcttcatctttaaaaaaggggaggagactgacagaaactctgagtttagagaataaaacctgctcctgaccgggttaggttcacagagtaagttaccacggtaactgactctgagttaaagttacctctctttcagaaacaggcttgacttaccctgctttctccagtttaacaaaccagccattttgaaacggaaaacccagagtttctctcatttcagggttaacatactcaACCTCCTTTTTGAAGCAGGGCCCTGATTTCTCTCAACAGTCAATATATATGAAAACAAAGTTAAtaaccttgtttttttttgttttgttttttgttactttacttcttattggattttttttttaaatttatgtaacCCCCAACACTTTCACGatactttatattttaattcCTGTTATTGTATTATCTATAACCAATAATAATGTCGAGCTGTTCTGTAACTTAAAGCTCTTCAGTAGTCAACAATGAAGACTTATGAAAATTCTACATAAAGCTCACATCTCTCCCTCACGGAGGCACAAGTTTAAAAAGGAGTTGTCAccaatgtgtctgaaatgtaaaacTGAGGAAGGAGACCTTGTTCATTGTTTTTGGGTTTGCAGGGAAATTCAAAAGTTCTGGGCTATGATTGAACAAGAAATTAATGGTATTTTATCTATTAATATTGGTGATAACCCCAAGCATATGCTGCTTGGGATTTTCAACGAGATTAATatggacaaacataaaaaaacactttgcaagttcctgacattttgtgcaagaaaatgtattctcCTGAACTGGATAACGGACAAAACTCCTACAAAGTCTTTATGGCACAGGGTAATACTTGAATATGTACCACTGGACTACTTAACTTGTGTCTTACATGGCCAAGATGTTTTATTTCACGAGAGGTGGGATCCATTTTTGTTACATATGGGTTTAAACATAACCTCCATAATCCACAGAGGGTTGACCTAACAAGGTCAGATCTTATGAAGGTTTGTGGTGCATGAATATGCAATATCGCAAATTTTATTAATgccccctttttatttatttttattttattttatttttatttatttatttattatccccCCCCCCTCACGTTCtgttcacttgtttgttgttgtatctgtattgcttaaaaattgtataaatacattataaaaattttttaaaaaacgatGAAGACTTAAGAACAGACACCAACCTGCTTGCTCCTCAGTTTCTTCCTGCTTATTGATTCTGAATGTTTCTGAATCACCCAGGTCATCAATCTCCTCTTCAACAGACTCCATCTTTACCTCCAGCTCAATCAGATACAAAATATaagatattaattttgttttgcattaatcCTAAACTATACATGCGTgtacaccatagactgtaaaaatggTGTATGCCAAATTAataaacacaacaacacaatGTAAATGTGTCCTATATAATGCTATAATttcaaagaaaatacattttgttgCCTGATTTACATAATACACCTACTAGAATAACATTCAGGGTAAAGATAGTTTAAATGCCGATAAATTTGGTCATGCATACCTAAGCAAGAATAATTTATGCTTTATTAAAAGAGTTTGTCTCCAAAATGCTCATGAAGTGTCATCTTAAATCTTTACACTTTCTCACTTTTATTCAAACAACTATAGGCTTTACCCATTAGCAGCTATATGATATTAATCCTTTAAAAATTTAATCAAACTTCGTATAATCACTTATGCtttcatatatttcaaaatatgagTACATGTcagaagtttttgttttatttcttacataatatattatatacactcactggccactttattaggtacacctgtccaactgctcattgagAACGGTctggaaaaaaatgaaatatccagtgagcggcagttctgtgggaacaaatgccttgttgatgccagaggtcagaggagaatggccagactggttccagcatatagaaagacaacagtaactcaaataaacactcgttacaaccgaggtctgcagaagagcatctctgcacacacaacacgtccaaccttgcagatgggctacagcagcagaagaccacaccgggtgtcactcctgtcagctaagaacaggaaactgaggctacaattcacacaggtcaccaaaactggacaatagaagattggagaaacgttgcctggtctgatgagtctccatttgttctgtgacattcggatggttgggtcagattttggcctcaacaacataaaaacatggatccatcatgccttgtatcaacggttcaggctggtggtggtggtgtaatggtgtgggggagattttcttcgcacactttgggcccattagtacaaattaagcagcctatctgagtattgttgctgaccatgtccatccctttatgaccacagtgtactcaccttctgatggctacttcctgcaGGTTAACACACggtgtcataaagcgcaaattatctcagactggtttcttgaacatgacaatgagttcactgtactcaaatggcctccacagtacccagaactcaatccaatagagcacctttgggatgtggtggaacgggagattcgcatcatggatgtgcagccaacaaatctgcagcaactgcgtgatgctatcatgtcaacatggaccaaaatctttgaagaatatttccagtaccttgttgaatctatgccatgaaggattaaggcagttctaaaggctaAATTGGGTCCAGCCAGGTACTAGTTAgctgtaccttataaagtggccgatCAGTGTATATACACAATGTCTATGAAACATTATTTCCTTCATACTGttcacaaacattatttaaaacactaGCCCCTTATCTAGCAGTCTtgtacattttatgtatattaatATCAAACGTAAACTAACTCAAAATGATTAATTCTGAATAAAACATTGTTATGGAGTTGAATGACCAACTCACACACGTTTTTACCGTTCAATTAAGCCTCGCTCTTATTAAAAACATCTGTATGCTCATTTCTAGAGTATTCACTTTACCTTTTGtcgcatttttattaaatattccgCTCTTCGGACCTCTTCTGGATTTAAATGCTGTTTCTGCTACTCTCAGAAGGCATTTACGTCCTACTGCAAATCTCTAAAACTGTCGTAAACATAGACAGTAGTGCGTCTGCGCATTGAGCAGCAGATGTTATTCACGTGTCTTCCTCCAGGGGGCAAAGAAAACCAAAACACAAATGAAGCAGATTCAAATCTCAATCTTCATTTCTTTAATAGAGAAAATTAAAGTATGATCGTTTAAATCTTTTCACTGTAATGATTGATATTATCTGAGATGTACATTGATATCAGACAAATACATCTCCATAATTTTTATAACCCTTTATTTTTGTGATGGCAAGCTTGCCAagttcattaaaaacaaaaaaaataatatatatatatatatatatatatatatatatatatatatatatatatatatatatatatatatatatatatacatacatgtcaTTTCTGTTATTCTATAGGCCTCTTAAAATATAACAGTGATGAACAAGACAGATATTacgataaaacatttaaaatgcgtCTTATCTTACTCCGAAAGACCTTTGAAATGCCCAATGCCATTCATACAGCACACATTCCTGCTATTGTATGTCACGCaacaatttacaaataaaaataaatgattttatatgcacttttggccattcatttacacaaaaacagcattttcttaaACAATTTCTTTATCGTCTTCATGTAAACTGCAAAAACATTATGTGACAGTGTTGACATTGTGTTTAATGTGTTCATTCTATAATCTTGAATAAATACATGAccaaataaactatatataaacagCAAACTACAGGACTGTACATGTAGTGTATCTACAACCATCAGCTATAAGTCTGGCATGCATAAAACTGCATTTTCGGACTTTTGAGGTTCATCTTGACaattaggcctgcacaatatatttaaaaaagtatcatTGTATTGTTTATGGCATATAAGATATTTCAATAAAATGGCAACAGAACCTAGTACACTGAAACATATTGTAAATGTGAGAATTTAAAACATCAGTTACTCTAAAAACAGCTTATACTGAAAAAAATCTGCCAAAAATCACAGGGTTGTTCTAATTTATTATGTAATAGTgagaatggtggctcagtggttagcactgtcaacctacagcaagaaggtcgctggtttgagtcccagttgggccagtccaaacatgcgctatataaattgtattaactaaattggccgtggtgtatgagtgtgtgtgagagtgtacgagtgtttctcagtactaggtaggagctggaagggcatccgctgagtaaaatatatcctggaatagttggtggttcattccgctgtggcgaccccttataaataagggactaagccgaagaaaaatcaatgaatgaaaagTGAGGGTTTTAAATATCCTCATTATTTACAACAATATGTATTTTTCCTTAAATTACCAAGTTAGACATTCTGTTCAGACttaatatattttagtgcattgTGTTAAAGAAAATCTATTGATAAAAGAGCTTTTTTGTTTAAGGGTCCAATGGATAGGAATGATTGACCTGCTGATATTCAATTTATAGCATCTTTtaagtaggcctgtcacaataataaatatatggaCTTTTCGCACAACACATGATCTCAATCATTTTGGTGtgatgcagtatatatatatatatatatatatatatatatatatatatatatatatatatatatatatatatatatataccttctgcttttattaatctttattaatcaggggtcgccacagcggaatgaaccgccaacttatccaacttatgttttacacagcgaatgcccttccagcgaaTACCCAACACTGAATACccaacactctcattcacagacatacactacagccaattttgtttacccaattcaccaatagcgcatgtgtttggactgtgggtgaaaccagagaacctggaggaaacccacgccaacacgggagaacatgcaaactccacacagaactgccaacaggcccagccgggactcgaaccagcgaccttctttctatataaccagggcttgacattaacttcgACCAACcagccaaatgcgggtagatttaaGCTGAGGCGGGTTAGACAACCacccccactagccactttggctagttgaaaataatttttaaattccaGTTCTGGCTCGTCACTAAAGATTAAAATTTTAGTTTATGTATAGTTTTacgcttgttttgacacattatttcaatTTTGTGGCAAGGAAATTAGTTTGGTGctggccagagaaaaaaaaataggtaaATCCTTAttgtgttgagccctgaaaagtcatgtgaaatataAGCGACAcaatgaaaccacaacccatttgggCATGCTCATAGAGCAAGCTCATGcacaacacacaaataaaagtgaaatgaatgaggaggcatgtggacataacacaacattTAAATCCAGAATTTTTAGCAAGCCAAAGTCAAATATATGGATATaaattatgcttaaaaaaaaattatgactagtgaaaatggcaagtggctagtaaaGTTGGAAACCTACTAGCcgcagtggctggtgatcaataAGTTAATGCCAAGCCCTGTATATAACCCAAATCTCTATTTGAGGTGTCAAAAACACCCTGGTATTTACTATTTTCAtgtgtgtctgacagctgaaaatagatctgctaTCAGATATCGCAccctctgttactctttaccttgcacttttctgttaacatttattattatttatgtaggaTATGTGtattcacattctgattccaatgcctgattaataaatggttaaaatgactataattaaatgaaatattttaagaataaaatatgttttttggaagagtgtactttcATTGGgataatattatattgtcattttggCATTATATGTAATGAGTGGTATTAAATGGTCttcaaatgacaataatatcgtttatggcaatatattttggtgcgatATATCGTATGACAAAattagatattgtgacaggcctactttTAAGGTGTTTAAGCAAACTTTGCTGTCATATTTTACTTTGTATTGTACTTGTGTTTCTTGAGGATGTTGTTGATTATATTCTGAACAGATTCAATGatatgcatgtacagtatatcCGGAAAATattcacttttccacatttttttattcaattcaattcccctttatttgtatagcgcttatacaatgtagattgtgtcaaagcagcatcacataaaaggtcacagtaaataggaacagtgtagttcagtttgtagtgtttcagttcagttcagttgagctcagttcagtgtggtttaataatcactactgagagtccaaacactgaagagcaaaaccaacgatgcgcagctctacagatcccgaaccatgcaagccagtggcgacagcggagagggaaaaaaaacttcactaatggcggaagtgaagaaaaaaaaccttgagagaaaccaggctcagttgggcacgatcattttaatttctccgctggccaaacgtctcgtgcagagctgcagtctcagcggcggaggctggaggctggcctcagcgaagactcgtcatgttacagccttattccaaaatggattaaattcatttacttcctcaacattctacacacaataccccataatgacaatatgaaaagagttgttgaaattgttgcaaatttattgcaaataaaaaagctgaagaatcacatgtacatcagtattcacagcctttgctcaatactctgttgatgcacctttggcagcaattacagcctcaagcctttttgaatatgatgccacaagcttggcacacctgtctttgggaattttggcccatgcctctttgcagtacctctcaagctctatcaggttggatgggaagcgaaggTGTACAGTCATTtgcagatctctccagagatgttcaataggatttaggtctgggctctggctgggccactcaaggacatttaccgagttgttgtgaagccactctattgatattttggcggtgtgctttgggtcattgtcctgctggaagatgaaccgtcgccccagtctgaggtcaagagcactttgaagcaggttttcattcaggatgtctctgtacattgctgcattcatctttccctctatcctgactagttttccagttcctgctgctgaaaaacatccccacagcatgatgctgccaccaccatgcttcactgtagggatggtattagcctggagatgagcgctgcctggttttctccaaacgtaacgcctggcattcactccagagagttaaattttagtctcatcagagcagagaatttagtttctgatggtctgagagtccttcagatgccttttggcaaattccaggtggggagtggcttctgtctggccactctacaatacaggcctgattggtggatttctgcacagatggttgtccttctgtaaggttctcctctctccacagaagaacgctggagctcagacagagtgaccatcgggttattgatcacctccctgactaaggcccttctcccccgatcactcagcttagatggccggtcagctgtaggaagagtcctggtggctccaaacatcttccacttacggatgatggaggccactgtgctcattggaactttcagagcagcagaaattcttCTGTAACCTTCCACAGCCTTGTGCctagagacaatcctgtctcgaaggccttttcaaatcatgtctaatcaactgaatttaccacaggtgaactccaatgaagctgctgaaacatcaagAATGATCAggggaaacagaatgtacccgagctcaatttagagcttcacggcaaaggctgtgaacactgatgtacatgtgatttttcagcttttttacaaCTTCAAGAAATCtttttctcattgtcattatggggtattgtgtgtagaattgaggaaataaatgaatttgatcaATTATGGAATATTGCTGTAAcaacaaaatgtggaaaaagtgaaacgctatcaatactttctggatgcactgtacatatatattttgtatttcttttcTTCTTATAATGTGATGCTTTCCCTCCCTCATctaatgtttgtgttttattgtttgttgttctttCAAGGATGTTATGTAATTTCTGTTATATATTCTTGCGTCATTATTATGTGATTGCAATAGATTCTGGGACTCtttttaagttggttttatatttgcacatttgttaaTTATaatggtccctatattgtttaccatgctactctgaatatttggtGTGAAATAGCATGCGAATATgacttaaaacaacattagcactatttaattgactatgaacaatgttgtactttgatagtcattggctgctaatataattcCCTATTTATTATTTCCAAATTatgcttttctgaaattatatcatTAAGGAGAAAGGCCACatttgcaaatataaaaccaactttaccacaATGAATATGAGATGGTACATCTCAAGGGGGTTTATCCTAATTAAATACATTCAACGCACATCTCAGCTGGATTTAGCCACCTGTGGCAACATTAAACAGCGTCTTTTATGAGCAAGGAAGTTCCCAGATCCGATGAACCCTTTCCCACATTGAGCACAGGGCAAAGGCTTCTCTTCATAATGCTTTTTGCGCTCGTGTGATCTCAAACATCCTAATCTCAAAAAACTCCTATCACAATACAAGCACTTGTGAGGTTTCAACCCGCTGTGAATTTTCTGGTGCTCCTTCAAATTTCCAGCACGACTGAAGCTCTTcccgcagtccaaacacaagtGATCTCTCTctcctgtgtgtgttttcagatgcTCTTTCAAATGGCTGGGATACGAAAACCCTTTTTCACATAAAGAGCAGATATACGGCTTCTCTTTCGGGCATTTTTGCGATGCGGAGTGAGAGCGCAAATGATTATTGAGGTCTGCGTCCTCTAAAAAACCCTTTCCACAGCGATAGCAGGTGAAGGGTTGATTTCCGTGACGCACTTTTACATGCGCATTAAGCTGTTTATTGGTTATGTAGCTCTTTCCACAATCGACACATGcgaatggtttctctcctgtgtgaatTTTTATATGGTACTTAAGTGCTCTTTTGCGTGCAAAACTCTTCCCGCATTGTTGACACAAgaacggtttctctccggtgtgaatcctgATGTGACATTTCAGGTGCTCTTTTTGTCTGAAGCGTCTCCCGCATTGAGGACACGTGTACGGTTTTTCTCCGCTGTGGATTTTGAGGTGATTCAAAAGGCTACTTTTTTGCATGAAACTCCGTCTGCAATGAGGACAAGTGAAAGATTTCTGGTCTTCTCGTGTGTTCTGCGTTTCATTCTGCTCCGTTTGTGTGGATATGGTTGTAAAATCATGCTGTTTGTCCTCCTCTTTGCTTACACCATGGCTTTCTACTTTTACTTCTATTATgcctaaaaataaacacaataatctCAATAAGATATAGTTCAGaagtaggggtgtaacagatcacggttgCTCCATATGAATCACAACTCATGGTTCAGAACCCACATGACCCATaggttaatacattttttacttgtaACTTAATCCTAAATTTGgaatgatcacagagagatcgcctctcgcatCATTCAGATCACATGtataaaagcatttaggctttcctgtaaaatataatgatgacagaagaagttgtggcgggttattcaggatgtggtgggtttcttaggttattaaaggtgttttctgtcactgcttgtttagcctgcgtaaatgcattcagtgtaagctgcacttttaatcattaaaagatcaggatctcaacacccacgcaacataaattataaatgatggtgatttgcatatgtttattaacccttcgaatcgctgcattcaaatttgTGTTTGAAACACGCAAacatcaagaaagagattcagtctttagtcgtttgagttagttatgaagttcaAAACTGTTAAATAACACATAAGttctgggagaacagtttatagctTAGATAAaagcactgatgtttatggtaaagaataaaatcactgtcatgtgctcaaaaatgaaagttgtaggcagcaattacatcaTTTAACCAAAAGGTGATGACGACAACCAggcatcaaaaatatgccactaaataattcttcaaaaatgataatctagcaatgaaacatgaagtttcatgagtgaataactgaaccatttattgaaaatgagactaaaaataaatatgggctgtacaaattatattg
This genomic interval from Danio aesculapii chromosome 15, fDanAes4.1, whole genome shotgun sequence contains the following:
- the LOC130241972 gene encoding gastrula zinc finger protein XlCGF8.2DB-like isoform X1; this translates as MRRKSAECRSHRTCWEYQTIISKSTCKKKMELIKEEIEDFHIKQEDTEEQAGIIEVKVESHGVSKEEDKQHDFTTISTQTEQNETQNTREDQKSFTCPHCRRSFMQKSSLLNHLKIHSGEKPYTCPQCGRRFRQKEHLKCHIRIHTGEKPFLCQQCGKSFARKRALKYHIKIHTGEKPFACVDCGKSYITNKQLNAHVKVRHGNQPFTCYRCGKGFLEDADLNNHLRSHSASQKCPKEKPYICSLCEKGFSYPSHLKEHLKTHTGERDHLCLDCGKSFSRAGNLKEHQKIHSGLKPHKCLYCDRSFLRLGCLRSHERKKHYEEKPLPCAQCGKGFIGSGNFLAHKRRCLMLPQVAKSS
- the LOC130241972 gene encoding gastrula zinc finger protein XlCGF8.2DB-like isoform X2, whose protein sequence is MELIKEEIEDFHIKQEDTEEQAGIIEVKVESHGVSKEEDKQHDFTTISTQTEQNETQNTREDQKSFTCPHCRRSFMQKSSLLNHLKIHSGEKPYTCPQCGRRFRQKEHLKCHIRIHTGEKPFLCQQCGKSFARKRALKYHIKIHTGEKPFACVDCGKSYITNKQLNAHVKVRHGNQPFTCYRCGKGFLEDADLNNHLRSHSASQKCPKEKPYICSLCEKGFSYPSHLKEHLKTHTGERDHLCLDCGKSFSRAGNLKEHQKIHSGLKPHKCLYCDRSFLRLGCLRSHERKKHYEEKPLPCAQCGKGFIGSGNFLAHKRRCLMLPQVAKSS